From one Lycium ferocissimum isolate CSIRO_LF1 chromosome 5, AGI_CSIRO_Lferr_CH_V1, whole genome shotgun sequence genomic stretch:
- the LOC132056233 gene encoding heavy metal-associated isoprenylated plant protein 7-like, protein MGEEEKKPTEEVKKTEEEKKEEAPPKGEKPSGDQKADEKKTEECKDAPPPPPQEIILRVYMHCEGCARKVRKSLKGFQGVEDVLTDCKTHKVVVKGEKADPMKVLERVQKKSHRQVELLSPIPKPPAEEPKKPEDVKEVVKPEEKKEEPPQVIIVVLKVHMHCEACAQEIKRRIQKMKGVESAEPDLKNSQVTVKGVFEATQLVDYVSKRTGKRAVIVKVEPEKKEEEKPKEGNEEKKAEEGEKAAKKGEEGDKKAEGGGAAAAGGGAEETAGGKEEVVQEDPKFEMRRHELYHYYPQQNYQVYPQRYAHEMYAAYPPPPQMFSDENPNACSVM, encoded by the exons ATGGGCGAG GAAGAGAAGAAACCTACAGAAGAAGTGAAAAAAACTGAGGAAGAGAAGAAAGAGGAGGCTCCTCCAAAAGGTGAAAAACCAAGCGGTGATCAAAAGGCAGATGAAAAGAAAACTGAAGAATGCAAAGATGCTCCTCCACCACCGCCTCAAGAAATTATCTTGAGAGTTTACATGCATTGTGAAGGTTGTGCTCGTAAAGTCCGTAAATCCCTTAAAGGCTTTCAAG GAGTTGAGGATGTTTTGACTGACTGCAAGACACATAAGGTAGTGGTGAAAGGTGAAAAAGCAGATCCAATGAAGGTTCTAGAAAGAGTGCAAAAAAAGAGCCACCGTCAAGTTGAGCTTCTTTCTCCGATCCCAAAACCACCAGCTGAAGAACCAAAGAAGCCGGAAGACGTGAAAGAAGTTGTTAAACCCgaagagaaaaaagaggag CCCCCTCAAGTGATTATAGTAGTTCTGAAAGTTCACATGCATTGTGAGGCTTGTGCTCAAGAAATCAAAAGGCGTATACAAAAAATGAAAG gTGTGGAGAGTGCAGAACCAGACTTGAAGAACTCACAAGTGACAGTAAAAGGGGTTTTTGAGGCAACACAACTGGTGGATTATGTAAGCAAAAGAACAGGCAAAAGGGCAGTTATAGTTAAAGTAGAaccagagaagaaagaagaggaaaaaccCAAAGAAGGAAATGAAGAGAAGAAAGCCGAGGAAGGTGAAAAAGCCGCCAAAAAAGGCGAGGAAGGAGACAAAAAGGCGGAGGGTGGCGGTGCCGCTGCAGCCGGTGGTGGTGCTGAAGAAACTGCTGGTGGTAAAGAGGAAGTTGTTCAAGAAGATCCAAAATTCGAAATGAGAAGGCATGAGCTTTACCACTATTACCCACAGCAGAACTATCAGGTTTACCCTCAAAGATATGCACATGAAATGTATGCTGCATATCCTCCACCTCCACAAATGTTTAGTGATGAGAACCCCAATGCATGTTCTGTGATGTAA